The following coding sequences are from one Verrucomicrobiia bacterium window:
- a CDS encoding MBL fold metallo-hydrolase → MLKPAALKDDAFLAEVKATSPAPSGFHLWWLGQSGFLIQWQGKHLLFDPYLSDSLTRKYAATDKPHTRVTELVIAPEKLDFIDVVTSSHNHTDHLDPETLSPLTKVNPGIVMVCPEANRVTVRERSALSEERIKGLDEGQKVSVAGFEFHAVPAAHEKLDKDKDGRHIYLGFVVKFGPWTVYHSGDTMLFDGMVDILKPFNIDVALLPINGRAPERRVAGNLWGREAAQLAKDIGAKVVIPCHYDMFTFNTATTEEFERTCGEIGQGFKVMRNGERWGMK, encoded by the coding sequence GTGCTTAAACCTGCCGCACTGAAAGACGACGCTTTCTTAGCTGAGGTCAAAGCCACTTCCCCTGCCCCCTCCGGGTTCCATCTGTGGTGGTTGGGGCAGAGCGGATTTTTGATCCAGTGGCAGGGCAAGCATCTGCTGTTTGATCCGTATCTCTCGGATTCGTTGACGCGGAAGTATGCGGCGACGGATAAGCCGCATACGCGGGTGACGGAGTTGGTCATCGCGCCAGAGAAACTGGATTTCATCGATGTGGTGACTTCGAGCCATAATCACACGGATCATCTGGACCCGGAGACGTTGTCACCGTTAACGAAAGTGAATCCGGGGATTGTGATGGTTTGCCCTGAGGCGAATCGGGTGACGGTGCGGGAACGTTCCGCTTTGTCAGAGGAGCGCATCAAGGGATTGGATGAGGGGCAGAAGGTTTCGGTGGCGGGCTTTGAATTTCATGCAGTTCCAGCGGCGCATGAGAAGTTGGATAAGGACAAGGACGGACGGCACATCTATCTCGGCTTCGTGGTGAAGTTCGGGCCGTGGACGGTCTATCACAGCGGGGACACGATGTTGTTCGATGGCATGGTGGATATCCTCAAGCCGTTCAATATCGATGTGGCGTTGCTGCCTATCAATGGGCGGGCGCCAGAGCGGCGGGTGGCGGGAAACTTGTGGGGGCGGGAGGCGGCGCAGCTGGCGAAGGACATCGGAGCGAAGGTGGTGATCCCGTGTCACTACGATATGTTCACTTTTAATACGGCGACGACGGAGGAGTTTGAGCGGACGTGTGGGGAGATCGGGCAAGGATTTAAGGTGATGCGGAATGGGGAGAGGTGGGGAATGAAATGA